DNA from Onthophagus taurus isolate NC chromosome 2, IU_Otau_3.0, whole genome shotgun sequence:
CTTTCTCGTCGCCGTCGTCGTCGTACTTTCATCATGTTGAGGAGGAGTGTTTGAAATCGGGCACGGTTTAAAAGCATTGCATCGATGATAAGAAATATTGAGGGTTATCAGTGTTTATCCGTATCTCGAACTGCGAACATCAAAATTCCTGggaattaatataattattattaaaaaaaaaattagtgatGTGCCAAAAACAGTGacagcaatttaattttattctcaacTAAAATGAGTGACTCGGAGTATGAAGTTCAAGATTTAGACTATGACATGTGGGAGGGGCAATTTGAATTTTTGGGCCCCCTCAATCATCAAAACGTCCAACCTCACGGTTTACTAAAACCACCACCTTTCATGCCTCATCAAACCAacggaattaaaaaaacttcagCTCATGTATGGTGTGATGATGTTAatgataaagtaaaaaaactgattttgaaattgtttcaattccacgagaaataaaaaaattaatgcgTGATTTTTATTCTTAGATGCAACTGCTGCAACAGCAAGTCGGTGTCCTTCAGGATTCTTCACTACAAAATGATGAAAGATACACAAGAGTTAAAGCGGAAAATGCAGCTTTACAAGCTAGGGTGAACATGCTGGAAGAACAACTCAGAGATACCGAAATAAGATGTGAAGAAAGACTTCAggtatgtatttatttataattaaataaatgtcatttttaactttttgattGTCATTGACAATTAATTATGTCGTGCTCCCCCATCAAacaaaaaacacaaaaaagagGTTTAATAGGAATCaatatttataagaaatttagaACTAACGAAGTCTCTTTaaacatcttcattaaaaaaaaattaaataaatatttttttaggatGAACAACGCCGTGCTAAAGACGCGTTATTAAGACTTGATCGCGAAAAAGAACTCCAATTGGAAAACTATAAGATTCGATTGCAATCGTCTGAAATCGAATCGAATAATCTCAGGGAAGAAGTGACTCGTCAAAGGGttagaattgaaaaattgGAGGATGAACGTAGGGAATTGTCGAATAAACTTCAAGATATGAGAAATGATGTAATTGTTACTAAGGAAAAAGAACATACTTTTAAGGAGCAAGAAAGAAGGTAATAAAGATCTTATTGAGTTGggttgttaataattaattaaatatttttaggcATTTGAAAGATCAAGAAGCGCAATCTCAATTAATCGAAGAATTATCGAGAGAGGTGGAAAGACTGAGATCGGAAACGAGAACTCCTGCATTACCGACAACATCACCTGAAACTTTAAGACTGGAAGAATTGCACGAAGAAATGTCCGCGTTGCGAACGAAAAACTCTCAATTGGAAGAGGCGAACGAAGAACTTCAAGCTAGTCTTTTGCACGCGAGCGTAGAACAGGGACGATTATTAACTA
Protein-coding regions in this window:
- the LOC111413376 gene encoding rab11 family-interacting protein 4 isoform X4 encodes the protein MSDSEYEVQDLDYDMWEGQFEFLGPLNHQNVQPHGLLKPPPFMPHQTNGIKKTSAHVWCDDVNDKMQLLQQQVGVLQDSSLQNDERYTRVKAENAALQARVNMLEEQLRDTEIRCEERLQDEQRRAKDALLRLDREKELQLENYKIRLQSSEIESNNLREEVTRQRVRIEKLEDERRELSNKLQDMRNDVIVTKEKEHTFKEQERRHLKDQEAQSQLIEELSREVERLRSETRTPALPTTSPETLRLEELHEEMSALRTKNSQLEEANEELQASLLHASVEQGRLLTNTAAENSLAAELEAMTHDEIQQALKEQQDVNAQLRSYIDGILLNIVENYPQLLEVKHKSAL